aaaaatctcgaattacatggtcagaatacatgttgttatttaattacagggacaattttcagacttcacgtatattacgtggtcaatttcaattaataaccctattttaaattgtacttttgttgataaaatgataaacctcttttattttgattttttttaggtaaaataataaaaataaaaataataattgatttatgactgtttatatattatttcacatgtgaatttacgattaattttttgcccgggctccataaatttcctggctccgccactgcttcGAATCTAGGATTTTGGAGAGAAGATGCAAGAAGGCATAGTAAGAAGAATCTAAAGAGAGATTTCACCGTAGGAAAtcatcaatttcacaaaactAGAGGTAAGGGGGAGTCTCTATTCACCATAAGACTGTATGAACATATGGGTAGCGAAAGACTTTTGTTTTCCATTATTTTTCATAATCTTcatgattgaattttttattaatatttggtTATAGCATGATTATCCTATTTGAGTTTATCGTTATTAAACtttctataataatatttttaatcttttgagattttttttgtttaaatatatgcGATTGATATTATTGATCAATCATCCATGTTTCGGTTAAATATTTTTGGTGTGGCGTGATACATATTTGAGATGGATTTAATTTTACCTATTGTTTACAAAGCCTATTTGATATACATGACACTGATGCCTATCCATGCCTACATGAATTGTTTTTGTTATCGATGCCTATTTGTGAATCggtcttaaaataaataaataaacaaataatgttCTTTTCCTTGATTTATTATCGGTGCCAATTTCCTTGTTCTGTTGATATTATTGATTCACTTATCTGTtcatatatgaaaatttgaaagaatggTTGAACTCTAGTTTTACTTTCCGCTGTAAGACATTTAGGATCCTTTGCTATCTCTTAGTTTCATTCACTATTGAATTGATAGTTAATTAATTGGAAACATGACTTTAGTGGAATTTCTTGTACTTCATAATGTTGCAACTTGACAAGAATTGTGTTGTCTTATTTTATTGCTTAGTTAGCCTTTTAGCTAAAGAGATTATATTCTGTTTTATCTAATCATGTTTTGATCCTTATGACTTGCTCAGATTGAttacacatgttttttttaatagtaactCACATGtggaaaaattgaattaattcaTGTATTATTCGACGATGAATAATTGATGTGTCATTCAACGATGtgtaaatgataaaatatttgaaaatgaaaatgttgatgatttatttattgatgtATTATTTGACGATGtgttatttaaagatgtgtgaTTTAGAGATGTGTTATATAAAGATCTACCATATGAAGATGtgttatttaaagatgtgtatTTGTTGAATCATTTTAAAGATGTGCATTTGTTGAGTCATTATTTggtgttcatgcattcatggtCAGTCCGATTTAAAGATGTGTTTAAAGATGTGGGATAAATCAGTAATATAACTCTAATATCCAAAaccggtaccacatgcatataaagtCGAGTTAGAGACATTGCATACATAACTGCATGTCTATTTGAAGATGTGTAATTAAAAGAtgtgatattttaaaatgtgtAACTATTTAAAGATACGATATTCAATGATATGCTTCTATATGATTATGTGTGAATGATTGTATTTTACTAATGTCTACTTGATATTCTTAAATGTTGTTGATGCTTATATGCtattatataagatgttgattgatgtcagtttgattttttattaattgaaattttatatttaaatgtgaATATTATCTGACGGTGATGCATACATACCTAAATGTAATTGAAGTGTTCTTTTTATCTCGATCTAGACATGTGTTTATACATTTCTAATGTTGAATATATTCTCACCCTCTAGTGGCGGGTTGGGTGCCTGCATCCTTGCGTAGATTTGCAGGAAGAAGAAGTTTAGTTGCAGTGAGTCTCTGAGGATGGCTTCAAAAAAGTGACGGACACTTAACaaatggttttgttttgttagtcAAAGAAATGTAAGGATTGATCAGTTAGCAGAGAATTTAATCAGAAGCATTAGAAAGTAGTAAATTGGAGTTGAAGTTTCTTAGTGCATGAAATAGCAGTGGTGGGATGGGCAAGTGAAAGGATGTACATTACATAGTTAGTGAAACGGAGAAGAAAGGAATCAGAAGAACATAGAAGTGTGGTTTGTTTTGGAAGGTGCCACCACCTCAGAATATTAtgtgacttgaaattttttggattACATAGATGTAGATACAGAATAAAGATTAAATTGAACTAATTAATGTACATAAAGAATAGGAATATTAAAAAACAGAACTAACATATTTATACAATATAAGTTCAGATCCACAATTGATCCAAACATGTTCTTTTCTGCTCTGTCACATTTTTCAGTACACATCATCTATGTTTTTACCCAGAGGGAAAGGACACAGAGACAAGGTGACCTGAACATCAGCATAACCTATATTtactttcacaaaaaaaattcactgcCTCTTCGCTAATGTCTTCATTAGCCCTTTGATAATCTTTGAAAACCAAATCAAGTTCATAACTGACAGCACCACCGGTACAACAACAACTAGTATTTGCCCAAATGGGTGCATCTGCTGAACCTGTTATATCATTGAATATTGGCATTAGACCCTCAGATTTACCATGCAAATTTTGCTTGACCGGAAATTACAGAAGAGattacaaaagaaatgaatgaaaattattCCGAATCCCAAACAACAGTACAAGTCTACAGTATTTATCACAAACATGTTGCAAAAAAAGACCACATTTGACTTAAGTATAGTTAGAAAACCTATACAAATATTTATCAAGTGGTAGTCAGAGGATAAAATACGAACTATGTGTATGCATGGTGAAGATCAGAGTATATAGTCATGTGACTTGCCACTAATCTCTAATCCATGCATGTAAAATCCAATATTCAAGATTCACTCCTACCACATCTCAACAAAACCAAATGGAGAAAATATACCACTAAACTAAATACTGTCCTTTGCACCTAAAATTTGTAGGCCAAGATCCAACTTCTTCCCCacatgaaaacaacaaattactcCCTTATAGTACATCATAGAAATAGATGTTGAGAAAGCGATCTTGTAGGAAAAAAATGGATGCATGTTCTGTGTCAATTATCATAGAAGTAAATATGAAGTTACATTAACAGACCAAAATTTCAGAATAAAGAGCTGTCTGCTACAAAAGCACCAGAGACACAAGACAATTCTTAAACTCAGTGCGTCGGTAGTTATTACCTGATCAAAGTGCAAGTAAGCATGATAAAACATGTACACGAACAAAAGTATTCTGGCAACCTGCAAATAATTTCGGTAAGCATGATAAAACATGTACACGAACATAAATTTGATtcacaaatatatttaaatctGCAATGATTTGACCTACCAGCCAAGCAATGAATATCACAACCCCATTGATGAGATAAGCTTTTGACCTTTTCATTCCAGCTACATCAAGATACCTTCACAAACAAAATACGGAAatcatcaacaaataaaaaaaaaaatcacgacaTAATGGAGTTCAAATTTCAGTGCAAGAATACCATCTCAAATTGATTCCAGGAGTTGTTGTCTCAGAGATGAGAACCATGTATGTGTACAGCTGTCCTTCTCCACTCAACATTGAATAGGCTACTGCTACTAAAGAAAAGAGATGATGAATCACCTGAACCAAATATGAAGTCACATTAAATCATCTCCAGATGTGTTGCTATCAAGGGAACAATCTTAAATTCAAATAGGAGGCTTCagctaaataaattatgttCATCAAAAGACATGATCCTTACATACTCATATCCACCAAGAGCaggaaaaaaccaaaatatcatTCCCAGGTCAGCCATGAAGTAACCAACAGAAACCTGTcgcaataaataaaataaaacgtaaGTAATACAGACTTCATGAccagatgaagaaaaaaaagtgtttcCAAGAAAAATATGAGCTACAATTCTTAACACGTTAATTAAGTTTTTCTACAGTGGCTCTATTAGCAAAATGAAGGCAGTGATAATTCCatatttgatttaaataattACTAACAGATAGAAAGAATtactaaaaaaggaaattttagCAGAAAATATATATGACCTTAAAATTGTGCAtaggaataaaaataatatgatatacATTTGTAATAACATTTGATATTGCTTTTACAAACTACAATGAGACACCAGTATAATGAAAAACTGATGACAACCTTTCTTCTAAAACAACTAGTAAGCCAATTTCATTCATCACACATCCTGGATTCATATGGTTCACATTATATTAGTCTGGTTTTTTCTTCAGCATGAACCTTATTGGTCGATTGTTTTGCATTTATTAGTTGGTTTATCCAAGATATCTTTTGGGTCtaattatgttaaatgtgacaCTCTCTCTTTCAAATGTTGTAATTGTAATAAACTTGAAGCTTAGTAAGCTTTagcttgagggggagtgttatTATATAAGAATATCTTATAATATATTTGATACTATGTTAGAGTAGTTTACTTCCTAATTTTAGTTTCTATATTATAGTATTTTAGCTTATCACTTAGAATTAGTTTTCATATTACTTGGCTATTACTACGCTTCATTTCCTTATTTCCCTATTTGTTTAGATTGCGAGTTCATGTATTCCTAAAAGTAGGGGCTAGTGTGTAGTCTTTTGTAAGAAGTCAGTGACTTGACTTTACTTGACAGTATCAAATATTAGGGGACGTAAACCTGGTTTGATGGCTGGGGTGGAGGAGTTAAGAGCAGCGTGATAAGGAGGTCGAGGGTTCGATCCCAACTCCCCGCGTAGTATTAACAATTACTAATGATACTAACATTGGAAGATTAAAAGAAAGAGTCCGCATCAAGTTGATTATCAATGATATTTCATCGTGGTCGTATTTCTTCTTATTATCCCCCCTAATTTATCTAAAACTCATAACTTCAAATGTTGAAATCCCCTCCTCATTTATGTGATTACTACTATTGTTTACAAAATTGAGTCTTGCAAAGAGgtaaagaaaaggaaaacaaaatgaaaaaataccAAGACCATTCTTACCCCCAGAGCAAACGTAGACAACGCAGAACTCCGTTCTGTAAGAAGTTCAGCTGACTCGCTATCAGAATATAGATTTGAGCAAAACACCAAGTACAAAGACATAGTTGTTATAAAAATGGAATGGATAGTTGACATAGCACTGCgcagaaaatagaaaaacaaatcattaaattatgtcatcaaaaacaaaagaagataTTTCCTACTAAATGAAAAAACTCACTCACCGGTTATTCCACTCAATACGTTGGATTCTAGTGAGGCTGGAATAGCTCTTAAAATGGATAGTGCTAAAAAGCTGAGTAAGATCATAGACCtggaaaaatagaaaatttagagtttttatttttatttttatttttggcgAATGAATATTTTGAGATATATGTAACgataataacaaataaaataatgatagtAACCTTAAATTGTCTTAAGAAAATACTACAGAAAATAGAATAGTAACATAGTACAGTACAACATACCATCTTGCAAGCAAAAATGCCACCAATAATGGAAGTATATGGTATCAGAGGGTCTGCTAATAAATATTCCTTCACAAACAAATTAGCCTGGTTCTGGTATGATTTGAATTTCATGATTTCTTTAGAAGCCAACATTGCGACACTATCCTTTTAACGATAAATATCTTGAAGTTTGTTCGCGCTTTGCACCTTTTCTCCACTCACCTGTTATATATGAATAATTACAAGATTGAACCTCGATGTCAGCCAGAGATGAACACAACTTGATTTCCTATGAAAACAACTTTCAAGTATAACAACAACTACTACAAAAGTTAAATAACAAGTAGAAAAGagttatatgaaataaaatacatGTCAATTGTGTGACAAATAGGCAATGAAAATAAAACTGATCACGACTTTCTTATAGACAAAGCAAGAATATTCacagaagaaaacaaaagaaatgcaGGTAATTTGATGATGAGATATTCCTTGCAGAAAAGGACATCATGATTCATGATCAAGAATAGAAGTCCACATCAGAAGTCCACATCAGAAGTTAAATAACAACTTCCCAGAAAAACACACATCTTTGCCCATAACAACACTCCTTCCTTCCTTCCTCTTAACTTAAACCTCTGTAACACCAACACTTGCAAAGGAGTGTCCAGTCCGACACGTGCCAGAGTCCACACCAATGtgattacatttaattatataattttttgaaattattatcatGACAGTGTCATGTCCGGTGTCAGTGTCAATGCCACATAGGTCAAAACCTCTGAAATTAATCAAAAGGATAAGAAATGCTTCAAGCCCTTTCTACATACCGAAATTTCACCAACAACCCTGAAAACTCCATCTTAAATTCCAAATGTATATACCAAGCAATGTAAACAAAAAGTAGCAAACAAGCAAGCAACATTACCACAGATCCACCAACTAAACCAACCGAAATAAAACTATTAacatcagaaattaaaaaatcactCGTATCGAGACGGTACACGACAAAAAGAATATACCAGTTAGTAATTAAGTTTGTTCATTAAAACCAATCAAGCTTCAACAGTTATCAGTTACAAATTACGATTCACTATAATCAATGTATTTAATCAATATATTTAGTAATAATAGCAAGGAGGTTACTATTGTTAATATGAATATGAGTAACAATTAcgaaaatcaatgaaaaaagtTGAGATTAAAGTATGATTAGAAAAACCGAATCGTTTAACGTATGAGAGTAGtgagaagatgaaggaaaagaGAAACGTACCGATCGCAGTGAGATTTGTGAAAACCCTAAATCGATGGATTGAGATTTTGGGAATGGGAAGAAGTGAGGTATGGTGGAGGAGGAAGATAACAATAGCAACAGAAAACCCACAAACTATGATGTTTCGCAACCGCGTCTTCTTTCTTTTACACTCTCATTATAGTAATAGTTTTCTATATATAAcattcatatttaatatttgaCAATAgagtttaattgttttgtacctcgatgtaaaattattttatactatGATGTGTGAACATATCAATCAATTAATATAACAATTTATTGAATATGATAACTCATGCgtttttaaataaactaaatgaTGTAACAAAATATTGTATGTGTAAAATAACTTTACACCGACATTgcagttatattttttttttttttttataatatttggcaaaaattaattgatatttgataataatataataacattttggattttataccattttttgtcaaaatcggTTCAGCTAATACGTAAAAATAGTAGCTTTCGTATTCAGCAATTAATGTAATTTGTTGTAttcattttcaatatatatgataatgatatgctattttggattttcactttattttaaaattaaaaaaagaaagtgtatATTTTTCAGCATCCATCCAGAAATATTTGAACCATACGTAAGGTTTAACTTAGCTGATAaacattgatattattatgttgaaCACTTTTGCCCAATTTAAATTTTAGACTTTATCGAACTTAGCTTATCTGATAGgaataatgcataaaatatataagataTGAAGTTCAAATCCCGGACACCATCAAATAAAAACTTTAGACTTTACAATTGACACTTTCTCTCAACTAAAATAACTGAGTAAATAAATAGtcgataaattaaatatagttgATAAGATGGATTCAGGTGATTGAGAAAGGGATATAAAAGTCACATAATAAGAAGCCAAGGAGGTTATATAAAAACTACATTGTTGTATATGACTGGCTTGGTCTGAAAGTCAAGCATCAGGATTTGGAAAAAATATTCGAACTTCTGTCATCAATTTATACAAGTACTTGGCTCTTCTTAATTCAAAGATGTTTTccaaatattcaaaataataattataataaaataactaaataaaaataacgaGTTTTAAGATTTGTTGTCCCTCTATTTGATCTTTGACTAGTTTTTTTGACacatttgaagaatttttttgagCTTTGAAGAGTCATTTAAGAATGATAGTgacatgtttatatatatttttggtaaatgaataaaatgatagtagtaatatttattgaaaactCAGGTTTGGAATCCCAAACACACACGTTTGTgatttaacaattttattttgatatttttatcaattgaaaaaaaatataaaatatagaaaaattctGGGCGGCTTTGAAATTTGGTTGGAAGTAAAActaattaaagaattaaattaactagtaaataatttaaacataaaaaattacgTGACACTAAATTGAATAGTTGATGAGTTTTGTTGAAAGTGGAAGTGTCAAGTATGTTGCATATGACCTAAACTAAAGTGGAGTTCTGTTGCAATGGATCCGAAAATCCGATAAAAAGGATTTTGAGTACTTGAAGTAAA
Above is a genomic segment from Medicago truncatula cultivar Jemalong A17 chromosome 5, MtrunA17r5.0-ANR, whole genome shotgun sequence containing:
- the LOC11436596 gene encoding TLC domain-containing protein 4, encoding MLASKEIMKFKSYQNQANLFVKEYLLADPLIPYTSIIGGIFACKMVYDLTQLFSTIHFKSYSSLTRIQRIEWNNRAMSTIHSIFITTMSLYLVFCSNLYSDSESAELLTERSSALSTFALGVSVGYFMADLGMIFWFFPALGGYEYVIHHLFSLVAVAYSMLSGEGQLYTYMVLISETTTPGINLRWYLDVAGMKRSKAYLINGVVIFIAWLVARILLFVYMFYHAYLHFDQVQQMHPFGQILVVVVPVVLSVMNLIWFSKIIKGLMKTLAKRQ